The following are encoded together in the Janthinobacterium sp. Marseille genome:
- a CDS encoding branched-chain amino acid ABC transporter permease, with protein MEFTLISLLNGLSYGLLLFMLSSGLTLIFSMMGVLNFAHASFYMIGAYFAYSISNAIGFWPALVLAPLAVGLLGALVERFGLRAVHKYGKIPELLFTFGLSYVIVELVQLIWGRVAVPYSIPPELQGSLFTLYTTTFPIYRGFMMLVAILMLAAIYFTLTRTRIGLVIQAALTHPQMVEALGHNVPRVFMWVFAGGCALAGLAGVIGGNAFVTEPNMAHALGSIIFVVVVVGGMGSLGGALLASLLIGVLQTFAVALDFSLLHALAALGIHISEDAAGYSVLKLTISQVAPILPYLLLVLILVFRPKGLLGTREA; from the coding sequence GTGGAATTTACGCTGATCTCATTATTGAACGGCCTGAGCTATGGCTTGCTGCTGTTCATGCTGTCATCCGGGCTGACGCTGATCTTCAGCATGATGGGCGTATTGAATTTCGCGCATGCCAGCTTCTACATGATAGGTGCTTACTTCGCGTATAGCATCAGCAATGCCATCGGTTTCTGGCCGGCGCTGGTACTGGCACCGCTGGCCGTCGGCCTGCTCGGCGCGCTGGTGGAGCGCTTCGGCTTGCGAGCAGTCCACAAGTACGGAAAAATCCCCGAGCTCTTGTTCACCTTCGGCCTGTCCTATGTCATCGTCGAACTGGTGCAGCTGATCTGGGGCCGCGTTGCTGTACCCTATAGCATCCCGCCTGAATTGCAGGGCTCTCTGTTCACGCTGTACACCACCACTTTCCCGATCTACCGCGGCTTCATGATGCTGGTCGCAATCCTGATGCTGGCGGCGATTTATTTCACACTGACACGCACCCGCATTGGCCTGGTGATACAGGCCGCATTGACGCATCCGCAGATGGTGGAAGCATTGGGCCACAATGTACCGCGCGTCTTCATGTGGGTCTTCGCCGGTGGTTGCGCACTGGCCGGACTGGCCGGCGTGATCGGCGGCAATGCCTTCGTCACCGAACCGAATATGGCGCATGCGCTGGGCAGCATTATCTTCGTGGTGGTCGTGGTCGGCGGCATGGGTTCATTGGGCGGTGCCTTGCTCGCCTCCTTGCTGATAGGTGTGTTGCAGACTTTTGCCGTGGCACTCGATTTTTCTTTGCTGCATGCACTGGCTGCGCTTGGAATCCATATAAGTGAAGATGCAGCCGGATATAGCGTGCTGAAGCTGACGATTTCGCAGGTCGCGCCTATCCTGCCGTATCTCTTGCTGGTGCTGATCCTGGTCTTCAGGCCCAAGGGTTTGCTGGGAACGAGGGAAGCATGA
- a CDS encoding branched-chain amino acid ABC transporter permease produces MSVAATFNVRRWLIWGGFTALLVVAPLIFTQSASLSLLCQMGTFIIFALSYNMLLGQGGMLSFGHAVYSGLGAFCAIHAINLVAAGNLHIPITLIPLVGGVAGLFFGALFGYVTTRKSGTTFAMITLGIVELVFACSLMFPGFFGGEGGIFTDRVVGEAFFGITYGPQIQVYYLIAGWLLLSTVAMYAFTQTPLGRIINAVRDNPERAEFVGYDPQWVRYLTLMLSAFFAGISGALTAINFEIVSAENVSALRSGMILLFTFIGGTAFFFGPILGAIVGVFLTVVLSNYTNAWQLYLGVFFVLIVMLAPGGIAGLLMQFMRLLQYGKLQQMAAHLALALLAALLMGLGFIVLVEMLYHLSLNARNGSTLLLFGWTLDTAQAQGWLLALCVAGTGGLIWWRVRPRLQQAWSRANLEIENALQVGA; encoded by the coding sequence ATGAGCGTCGCTGCAACTTTCAATGTCAGGCGCTGGCTGATCTGGGGCGGCTTTACCGCATTGCTGGTGGTCGCGCCGTTGATCTTTACGCAAAGCGCTTCGCTGTCACTCTTGTGCCAGATGGGCACCTTCATCATTTTTGCGCTGTCCTACAATATGTTGCTGGGGCAGGGCGGCATGCTGTCCTTCGGTCATGCGGTGTATTCCGGGCTCGGTGCATTCTGTGCGATACATGCGATCAACCTGGTCGCCGCGGGTAATCTGCATATACCCATCACCCTGATTCCATTGGTCGGCGGCGTCGCCGGCCTGTTCTTCGGTGCCTTGTTCGGGTATGTGACGACGCGCAAATCCGGCACGACCTTCGCAATGATTACGCTGGGTATCGTCGAGCTGGTGTTTGCCTGTTCATTGATGTTCCCGGGCTTCTTTGGCGGTGAGGGCGGCATCTTTACCGATCGCGTGGTGGGCGAAGCTTTCTTCGGTATTACCTACGGCCCGCAGATACAGGTGTATTACCTGATCGCCGGCTGGCTGCTATTGAGTACGGTGGCGATGTATGCATTTACGCAAACGCCGCTGGGGCGCATCATCAATGCGGTACGGGATAATCCGGAGCGCGCCGAGTTCGTCGGCTACGATCCGCAATGGGTGCGTTACCTGACGCTGATGCTGTCGGCTTTCTTCGCCGGCATTTCCGGCGCCTTGACCGCAATTAATTTTGAAATTGTCAGCGCGGAAAATGTCAGCGCCTTGCGCTCCGGCATGATCCTGCTTTTCACCTTCATCGGCGGTACCGCATTTTTCTTTGGCCCTATCCTGGGTGCCATTGTTGGTGTCTTCCTGACGGTGGTCTTGTCGAACTATACGAATGCCTGGCAGTTGTACCTCGGCGTATTCTTCGTGCTGATCGTGATGTTGGCACCGGGCGGGATCGCCGGTTTGCTGATGCAATTCATGCGCCTGCTGCAATATGGAAAACTGCAGCAGATGGCGGCACATCTGGCGCTGGCCTTGCTTGCCGCGCTGTTGATGGGGCTAGGCTTCATCGTGCTGGTCGAGATGCTGTATCACCTTAGCCTGAATGCGCGCAACGGCAGTACCTTGCTCCTGTTTGGCTGGACACTGGATACCGCGCAAGCGCAGGGCTGGCTCCTTGCATTGTGCGTGGCCGGAACAGGTGGCTTGATCTGGTGGCGGGTCCGGCCACGTTTGCAGCAGGCATGGAGCCGCGCGAACCTGGAAATTGAAAACGCATTGCAGGTGGGCGCATGA
- a CDS encoding ABC transporter ATP-binding protein: protein MSQLALELREVRKRFGNAEIICGASLQLPQGQRLALIGPNGAGKSTLFNLISGRFPLSSGDILLNGSSIAGQKPYQINRRGLSRSFQITNIFHRLSVFENLRCAVLWSLGYRYSFWQRLNGLQDVNQRAEQVMEEIGLHKRRNVEADLLSYAEQRALEIGITIAGGAQVLLLDEPTAGMSRSESDAAVELIRKISAGKTLLMVEHDMDVVFGLADRIAVLVYGEIIACDTPDNIRNNPLVQQAYLGTVETL, encoded by the coding sequence ATGAGTCAGCTCGCACTGGAATTAAGAGAGGTACGCAAGCGTTTCGGCAATGCGGAAATTATCTGCGGAGCCAGCCTGCAATTGCCGCAAGGCCAGCGCCTCGCCCTGATCGGTCCAAACGGTGCGGGCAAATCAACCTTGTTCAACCTGATCTCCGGTCGTTTTCCTTTAAGCAGTGGCGATATCCTGTTGAATGGCAGCAGCATCGCAGGGCAGAAGCCGTATCAAATCAATCGACGGGGTTTGTCGCGCAGCTTCCAGATCACGAATATCTTCCATCGCCTCAGTGTCTTTGAAAATTTGCGTTGCGCGGTATTGTGGTCGCTCGGCTATCGCTATTCATTTTGGCAGCGCCTGAATGGCTTGCAGGATGTGAATCAACGCGCTGAACAGGTGATGGAAGAAATCGGCTTGCACAAGCGCCGTAATGTAGAAGCAGATTTACTCAGCTATGCCGAACAGCGCGCACTGGAGATCGGTATCACGATAGCGGGTGGGGCACAGGTGCTCTTGCTGGATGAGCCGACTGCCGGCATGAGTCGCTCGGAATCGGATGCTGCGGTTGAGCTGATACGCAAAATCAGCGCCGGTAAAACCTTGCTGATGGTCGAGCATGATATGGATGTGGTATTCGGCCTGGCGGATCGGATTGCAGTGCTGGTCTATGGCGAAATTATCGCCTGCGATACGCCGGACAATATCCGCAATAATCCGCTGGTGCAGCAAGCCTATCTCGGTACGGTGGAGACGCTATGA
- a CDS encoding ABC transporter ATP-binding protein has protein sequence MSALLEIKNLHAFYGKSHVLHGIDITIQSGEIVSLLGRNGAGRSTTVKAAMGMVAATGTIRFKGKEILGLPTYRIARQGLGYVAESREIFPTLSVAQNLVLGAQAKSRWSADDMYRLFPRLQERQHVQAGVLSGGEQQMLALCRTLMGDPELIMIDEPTEGLAPQMVALVANFLQELVQRGVSVLLIEQKLAIALKISQRVYVMGHGQVVFEGSPQDLQADAAVRQEWLGV, from the coding sequence ATGAGCGCTTTGCTGGAAATCAAAAACCTGCACGCCTTTTATGGCAAAAGCCATGTCCTGCATGGCATAGATATCACTATTCAATCAGGTGAAATCGTCAGCCTGTTGGGGCGTAATGGTGCAGGGCGCTCGACTACGGTAAAAGCGGCGATGGGCATGGTGGCTGCGACCGGGACTATCCGCTTCAAGGGCAAGGAAATCCTCGGCTTGCCGACTTACCGGATTGCACGCCAGGGTTTGGGCTATGTCGCTGAAAGCCGCGAAATCTTCCCTACGCTGAGCGTGGCGCAAAACCTCGTGCTGGGTGCGCAAGCCAAATCGCGCTGGAGCGCTGACGATATGTATCGCCTGTTTCCGCGTTTGCAGGAGCGTCAACATGTGCAGGCAGGCGTGTTGTCCGGGGGCGAACAGCAAATGCTGGCCTTATGCCGTACGCTGATGGGTGATCCGGAATTGATCATGATCGATGAGCCGACTGAAGGCCTGGCGCCGCAAATGGTGGCGCTGGTCGCTAACTTCCTGCAGGAATTGGTGCAACGTGGCGTATCGGTTTTACTGATAGAACAAAAACTCGCGATCGCGCTAAAGATCTCGCAACGGGTTTATGTGATGGGCCATGGCCAGGTCGTATTTGAAGGCAGTCCGCAGGATTTGCAGGCAGATGCAGCAGTGCGACAGGAATGGCTGGGCGTTTGA
- the katG gene encoding catalase/peroxidase HPI, whose amino-acid sequence MSSEAKCPFPHAANRSRSNQDWWPNQLRVDVLNQHSNKSNPLGEKFNYAEEFKKLDYKALKADLVKLMTDSQDWWPADFGHYGPQFVRMAWHATGTYRTMDGRGGGGRGQQRFAPLNSWPDNVNIDKSRRLLWPIKQKYGQRISWADLLVLTGNVALESMGFRTFGFAGGRADVWEPDTDVNWGAETTWLGTDKRFSGDRELDENLSATHMGLIYVNPEGPDGSGDYMAAAKDIRATFYRMAMDDEEIVALIAGGHTFGKAHGAAPESHKGAEPEGAPIEAQGLGWVSNFGDGYGKDTVSSGLEVTWTKTPALWSNNFFENLFKYEWEITKSPAGAKQWVAKDAEDIIPDAHIKGKFHKPTMLTTDLTLRFDPEFGKISKRFYEDPQAFAEAFARAWFKLTHRDMGPRSRYLGPEVPKEELIWQDPIPEVDYKLVDAADVTALKAKLLTSGLSVSELVGTAWASASTFRGSDKRGGANGARIRLAPMKDWEVNQPEQLAKVLKTLEGIQADFNQSASGGKQVSLADLIVLAGSVGVEQAAKAAGVNVSVPFAAGRNDARQDQTDVESFAALEPRTDGFRNYVGKKNGVPAEVALIDKAQLLCLSVPELTVLISGLRAININVGGVKHGVLTRTPGVLNNEVLLNLLDMGTQWKPVESDANVFEGRDRKSGEVKWTATRADLVFGSNSILRSVAEVYAESDAKEKFVKDFVAAWVKVMNADRFDLA is encoded by the coding sequence ATGTCAAGCGAAGCGAAGTGCCCATTTCCCCATGCCGCAAATCGCAGCAGGAGCAACCAGGACTGGTGGCCCAACCAGTTACGGGTGGATGTACTCAACCAGCATTCGAACAAATCCAACCCTTTGGGCGAGAAATTTAATTACGCCGAAGAATTCAAGAAGCTCGACTACAAGGCGCTGAAGGCTGACCTGGTCAAGCTGATGACTGACAGCCAGGATTGGTGGCCGGCTGACTTCGGTCACTATGGTCCACAGTTTGTCCGTATGGCCTGGCATGCGACAGGTACCTACCGCACGATGGATGGACGGGGCGGTGGCGGGCGCGGGCAGCAACGTTTTGCGCCGCTCAACTCCTGGCCGGATAACGTCAACATCGACAAGTCGCGTCGCCTGCTGTGGCCTATCAAGCAAAAGTACGGTCAACGGATTTCATGGGCTGATTTGCTGGTCCTCACCGGCAATGTGGCGCTCGAGTCCATGGGTTTCCGTACCTTCGGTTTTGCCGGTGGCCGTGCTGACGTGTGGGAACCGGATACAGATGTTAACTGGGGTGCGGAAACCACCTGGCTCGGTACCGACAAGCGTTTCAGCGGTGACCGTGAACTGGATGAAAACCTGAGCGCGACGCACATGGGCCTGATTTATGTGAATCCGGAAGGCCCTGACGGCAGCGGTGATTACATGGCTGCAGCCAAGGATATCCGCGCCACCTTCTACCGCATGGCGATGGACGACGAAGAAATCGTTGCGCTGATTGCCGGTGGTCACACCTTCGGTAAAGCCCATGGTGCCGCGCCGGAATCACACAAGGGTGCCGAGCCTGAAGGCGCACCAATAGAGGCTCAGGGCCTGGGCTGGGTCAGCAATTTCGGCGATGGCTATGGCAAGGATACGGTTTCCAGCGGCCTCGAAGTGACCTGGACCAAGACGCCTGCCTTATGGAGCAATAACTTTTTCGAAAACCTGTTCAAGTATGAATGGGAAATCACCAAGTCGCCGGCCGGTGCGAAGCAATGGGTGGCGAAGGATGCGGAAGACATCATTCCGGATGCGCACATCAAAGGTAAATTCCACAAGCCGACTATGCTGACCACCGATCTGACGCTGCGCTTTGATCCTGAGTTTGGCAAAATTTCCAAACGCTTCTACGAAGATCCGCAAGCCTTTGCCGAAGCTTTTGCCCGCGCGTGGTTCAAGCTGACGCACCGCGATATGGGTCCTCGTTCGCGCTACCTCGGCCCGGAAGTACCGAAGGAAGAATTGATCTGGCAAGATCCGATTCCGGAAGTTGATTACAAGCTGGTAGATGCCGCTGACGTGACGGCGCTGAAAGCGAAGTTGCTGACTTCGGGCTTGTCCGTGAGTGAATTGGTCGGTACGGCATGGGCTTCGGCTTCGACTTTCCGTGGTTCGGACAAACGTGGCGGTGCCAATGGTGCACGCATCCGCCTGGCACCGATGAAGGACTGGGAAGTCAACCAGCCTGAGCAATTGGCCAAGGTACTGAAGACACTGGAAGGCATACAGGCTGATTTCAATCAATCGGCCAGTGGGGGCAAGCAGGTTTCATTGGCAGACTTGATCGTGTTGGCGGGTAGCGTAGGTGTAGAACAGGCCGCCAAGGCTGCAGGTGTCAACGTAAGCGTGCCATTTGCCGCAGGACGCAATGATGCACGGCAGGATCAGACCGATGTGGAATCCTTCGCTGCACTTGAGCCGCGCACTGATGGTTTCCGCAATTATGTCGGCAAGAAGAATGGTGTCCCGGCCGAAGTCGCACTGATTGATAAGGCGCAGCTGCTGTGTTTGAGCGTACCTGAATTGACGGTACTCATAAGCGGTTTGCGTGCGATTAACATCAATGTGGGCGGCGTCAAACATGGTGTGCTGACCAGGACGCCGGGCGTGCTGAACAATGAAGTCCTGCTCAACCTGCTGGATATGGGTACGCAGTGGAAGCCGGTGGAGAGCGATGCGAATGTGTTCGAGGGTCGCGATCGCAAGAGCGGTGAAGTCAAATGGACAGCTACCCGGGCGGACCTGGTCTTTGGTTCCAACTCTATCTTGCGTTCGGTAGCCGAAGTGTATGCCGAATCCGATGCGAAAGAAAAATTCGTGAAGGATTTTGTTGCGGCCTGGGTCAAAGTAATGAATGCGGATCGCTTCGACCTTGCGTAA